A stretch of the Proteus sp. ZN5 genome encodes the following:
- a CDS encoding helix-turn-helix transcriptional regulator, translating into MSKIYPISQIIGHKIRKQRQQLRLSAKVVAERVGISQQQFSRYENGLCKIDVDMLFHIAQELKVTPAFFLPPNEEQVSAVALTQSKQFWSAQSQI; encoded by the coding sequence ATGTCAAAGATTTATCCCATTTCTCAAATTATTGGGCATAAAATTCGTAAACAACGCCAGCAACTTCGCTTGTCAGCAAAGGTTGTCGCTGAACGAGTCGGTATTAGCCAGCAACAATTTTCACGTTATGAGAATGGGCTATGTAAGATTGATGTTGATATGCTCTTTCATATTGCACAAGAGCTAAAAGTCACTCCTGCATTTTTCCTACCGCCAAATGAAGAACAAGTTTCTGCTGTAGCATTGACACAATCCAAACAGTTTTGGAGTGCTCAAAGTCAAATTTAA
- the efeB gene encoding iron uptake transporter deferrochelatase/peroxidase subunit, giving the protein MKNKTLFKSLSKNPVNFNKRTTLKWLGGSLLLASMGAKAIEKQEASSTLRYQRAIAYLGQHQAGVITPEQKHASFIALNLTVTSADDVKKIFTILTQRIAFLTQPRELQQRANPHLPPAESGILGTQLHPDELTVTVALGDSFFDSRFGFQAKKPKRLEPMKPFPNDRLDPKWCGGDVLLQLCANSQESVIYALRDILKHLSGKVYAVWKIDGFLPARDIDNRQTPINLFGFKDGSGNAPSSDNNLMDSLVWITEKQKEPQWCLGGSYQAVRLIRFALEFWDRTPLEDQENNFGRHRSTGAPIGMKQEMDDPQFEKDPHGDRVLFDSHMRRAEPRNPERYSAKLRRRSYSYSLGLTPSGQLDMGLIFISFQNNLKKGFIDTQKRLDGEPLERYIKPFGGGYYFVLPGISQEGEILAKGLFD; this is encoded by the coding sequence ATGAAAAATAAAACTCTCTTTAAATCGCTATCAAAAAATCCTGTTAACTTCAATAAACGTACAACGTTAAAGTGGCTAGGAGGAAGTTTATTACTCGCCAGTATGGGAGCTAAAGCAATAGAAAAACAAGAAGCTTCATCAACTTTGCGTTATCAACGCGCTATTGCTTATTTAGGTCAACATCAAGCAGGCGTTATTACACCAGAACAAAAACATGCCTCATTTATTGCACTTAATCTGACAGTAACAAGCGCCGATGATGTGAAAAAAATATTCACAATACTGACACAACGAATTGCGTTTTTAACTCAACCCAGAGAACTACAACAAAGGGCTAATCCACACCTTCCTCCTGCTGAGTCTGGTATTTTAGGTACACAATTACACCCCGATGAATTAACCGTCACCGTCGCTTTAGGCGATAGTTTTTTTGATAGTCGTTTTGGTTTTCAAGCTAAGAAACCTAAACGCTTAGAGCCAATGAAACCCTTTCCAAATGACAGGCTAGACCCTAAATGGTGCGGTGGCGATGTATTACTGCAACTTTGTGCGAATAGCCAAGAAAGCGTGATTTATGCATTAAGGGATATTTTAAAACACCTATCCGGAAAGGTTTATGCTGTATGGAAAATCGATGGTTTTCTTCCTGCTCGTGATATCGATAATCGACAAACGCCGATTAATCTTTTTGGCTTTAAAGATGGTTCTGGTAACGCACCTTCCTCTGATAATAACTTGATGGACTCTCTTGTCTGGATCACTGAAAAACAAAAAGAGCCACAATGGTGTTTAGGCGGAAGTTATCAAGCAGTTCGTCTTATTCGTTTTGCTTTGGAATTTTGGGATAGAACGCCTCTTGAAGATCAAGAGAATAACTTTGGTCGCCATCGCTCAACAGGTGCGCCAATAGGTATGAAGCAAGAGATGGACGATCCTCAATTTGAAAAAGATCCTCATGGTGACAGAGTGCTCTTTGATTCTCATATGCGACGAGCTGAACCAAGAAATCCAGAACGCTATAGTGCCAAACTACGCCGACGTAGTTATAGCTACTCATTAGGATTAACGCCTTCAGGTCAACTAGATATGGGGCTGATTTTTATCTCGTTTCAAAATAACCTTAAAAAGGGCTTTATTGATACACAAAAACGTTTAGATGGTGAACCCTTAGAGCGTTATATCAAACCTTTCGGTGGTGGATATTACTTTGTGTTACCCGGTATATCTCAAGAGGGTGAGATTCTGGCAAAAGGGTTGTTTGATTAA
- a CDS encoding helix-turn-helix domain-containing protein: MQNSQGVNSVDIAITILEFIASNGGIARSSDIAKACSLSKSRLHKYLVSLCRSEMLYQESEGSQYCLGSKILFLAEATPKPQSFVDEINQLLCEFRDEHNMSTGLVISQGNQLFLTRYNRSFKHVDIDFLPDTPVPHKVSAAGAVFATFSGLKIEADLSQKQQNSIRQQGFAIRHEPAEGIPGAQSISCPVLNKKGEMVAAVLTMGFIEPERQMELGNALKAKMAHFSR, from the coding sequence ATGCAGAATTCTCAAGGAGTTAACTCGGTTGATATCGCTATTACCATTCTTGAATTTATTGCTTCGAATGGAGGTATTGCCCGATCGTCAGATATTGCAAAAGCCTGTTCGCTTTCAAAAAGTCGCTTACATAAGTATTTAGTTTCACTTTGTCGCTCTGAAATGCTGTATCAAGAGAGTGAAGGAAGCCAGTATTGTTTGGGCAGTAAAATTCTTTTTTTAGCAGAGGCAACGCCAAAGCCACAATCCTTTGTGGATGAGATTAATCAGTTATTATGTGAGTTTAGAGACGAACATAATATGTCTACCGGACTGGTGATTTCTCAAGGTAATCAACTGTTTTTAACACGCTACAATCGTAGCTTTAAACATGTTGATATCGATTTTTTACCTGATACTCCAGTTCCTCATAAAGTTAGTGCAGCAGGGGCTGTTTTTGCCACCTTTAGTGGTTTAAAGATTGAAGCTGATTTATCTCAAAAGCAGCAAAATAGTATTCGCCAACAAGGTTTTGCTATTCGTCATGAACCCGCAGAAGGTATTCCTGGCGCACAATCTATTTCATGCCCTGTACTTAATAAAAAAGGGGAAATGGTGGCGGCAGTATTAACGATGGGATTTATTGAACCTGAAAGGCAAATGGAACTGGGTAATGCATTAAAAGCAAAAATGGCACATTTCTCCCGCTAA
- the gss gene encoding bifunctional glutathionylspermidine amidase/synthase gives MNVKDIIRHEPFGTLLGYAPGGVAIYSSDYSSIDKEDYAANDSFRSYIGNEYMGHKWQCVEFARRFLYLNYGAVFTDVGMAYEIFSLRFLRKTIDDDILPLQAFANGSKQPPAVGALLIWQEGGEFKVTGHVAVITEVLEDKIRIAEQNVIHTRLPAGQQWTRELPLKVTDNGYFIQDTFDNTTLLGWMIQTEPNAYSLPQPKIAPELLNIHAEKLDNKGQLDGKWLDESSPLEKAYVLAQHGHIINQDSYEYFTISESAEQELIRASNEMHLMYLHATEKVLKDDKLLRLFDIPEVLWPRIRLSWQNRRHQMITGRLDFCMDERGVKVYEYNADSASCHTEAGLIIEKWAQKGGIKDGFNPGERLLDALADAWKHCDAKPFVHILQDDDSEEDYHALFMQQSLTQAGYSSKILRGLDELHWNSRGQLIDADKRVVECVWKTWAWETALDQLREESEQQALIPIRTGHAENEVRLVDVLLRPEITVFEPLWTLIPSNKAILPILWQLFPDNPYLLDTDFTVTPRLAQSGYAIKPIAGRCGSNIGLVDYKENVLDETNGQFDHQENIYQELWCLPKVANRYIQVCTFTVGGHYGGCCLRSDPTLVIKKESDIEPLIVIEDKHFLAK, from the coding sequence ATGAATGTAAAAGATATCATTCGTCATGAACCATTTGGAACATTGTTAGGCTATGCGCCTGGTGGTGTCGCGATTTACTCTTCAGATTACAGCAGTATTGATAAAGAAGACTATGCCGCTAATGATTCATTCCGTAGTTATATTGGTAATGAATATATGGGGCACAAGTGGCAGTGTGTTGAATTCGCTCGCCGTTTTCTCTATTTGAATTATGGGGCTGTATTTACTGATGTGGGAATGGCTTATGAGATCTTCTCACTGCGTTTTCTACGTAAAACCATAGATGACGATATATTGCCATTACAAGCCTTCGCGAATGGTAGCAAACAACCCCCAGCAGTGGGTGCTTTGCTGATTTGGCAAGAGGGTGGTGAGTTTAAAGTAACTGGACATGTCGCTGTTATTACTGAAGTGCTTGAAGATAAAATTCGTATTGCAGAACAAAATGTTATCCACACTCGGTTACCAGCAGGGCAACAGTGGACAAGAGAGTTACCTCTTAAAGTGACGGATAACGGCTACTTTATTCAAGATACTTTTGATAATACAACGCTATTAGGTTGGATGATCCAAACAGAGCCTAATGCTTATAGCCTTCCTCAACCTAAAATTGCGCCAGAGTTATTAAATATCCATGCCGAAAAGCTTGATAATAAAGGTCAATTAGATGGCAAGTGGTTAGATGAAAGTTCGCCTCTAGAAAAAGCCTATGTCCTTGCACAACACGGCCATATTATTAATCAAGATAGCTATGAATATTTCACCATCTCAGAAAGTGCAGAGCAGGAACTTATTCGCGCAAGTAATGAAATGCACTTGATGTATCTGCATGCAACAGAAAAAGTGTTAAAAGACGATAAGTTATTACGTTTATTCGATATCCCTGAAGTGTTGTGGCCTCGTATCCGTTTGTCATGGCAAAATAGGCGCCATCAAATGATCACGGGACGATTAGATTTTTGCATGGATGAACGCGGTGTCAAAGTTTATGAATATAATGCTGACTCTGCCTCTTGCCATACAGAAGCGGGTTTAATTATCGAGAAATGGGCACAGAAAGGTGGAATTAAAGACGGTTTTAACCCTGGTGAACGTTTACTTGATGCATTAGCCGATGCTTGGAAACACTGCGATGCGAAACCTTTTGTGCATATTCTTCAAGATGATGATAGCGAAGAAGATTATCATGCTCTCTTTATGCAACAATCGCTGACTCAAGCTGGTTATAGCAGTAAAATTCTACGAGGGTTAGATGAGCTTCATTGGAATAGTCGTGGTCAATTAATTGATGCAGACAAACGTGTCGTTGAATGTGTCTGGAAAACATGGGCCTGGGAAACGGCGTTAGACCAATTAAGAGAAGAGAGTGAGCAACAAGCACTGATCCCTATTCGTACAGGACATGCTGAAAATGAAGTTCGGTTAGTCGATGTGCTTTTACGTCCTGAAATTACAGTTTTTGAACCTCTTTGGACATTAATTCCTAGTAATAAAGCCATTTTACCGATTTTATGGCAATTGTTCCCTGATAACCCTTATTTATTAGATACTGATTTCACGGTAACGCCTCGCCTTGCTCAAAGTGGTTATGCAATTAAACCTATTGCGGGACGTTGTGGTAGTAACATTGGTTTAGTGGATTATAAAGAGAACGTCTTAGATGAAACCAATGGCCAATTTGATCATCAAGAAAATATTTACCAAGAACTATGGTGCTTACCAAAAGTGGCAAACCGTTATATCCAAGTTTGCACCTTTACTGTTGGCGGGCATTATGGTGGTTGTTGCTTACGTTCAGACCCAACTCTGGTGATTAAAAAAGAGAGCGATATCGAGCCTTTAATAGTGATTGAAGATAAACACTTTTTAGCTAAATAA
- a CDS encoding EfeM/EfeO family lipoprotein, producing the protein MLNNAKLKSKKFTAFLVILLFSFPVYAEKIIQGIIQDSENIVIAKGDIPTPKKFETDILNYREKAVEKLILVEKSLDKLIKNSEINQLINAQIAYQQAHYHYEVIRPIIALFGSSERLLNNRADFFLQRENSPRFSGFHLVEYQLFKLRDPQKATESAKALLRDISDLKKRVAIEDIPIPKLAQSAGDSLEFILTDKLAGIENQYSNSDLGDSYANLSGSRLIVEILSNHIPTAEYQSLIKQYNDIGALLLKYQRDEGLFQPLTALPETEKSWLFSQVTQLAEQVANLRSTLNIDVYYHYKEASDEK; encoded by the coding sequence ATGCTAAATAATGCAAAATTAAAAAGTAAAAAATTTACCGCTTTTCTAGTTATCTTGTTATTTTCTTTTCCTGTTTATGCCGAAAAAATTATTCAGGGCATTATTCAAGATAGCGAAAATATCGTTATTGCTAAAGGGGATATCCCGACCCCTAAAAAATTCGAAACTGATATTTTAAATTATCGAGAAAAAGCGGTTGAAAAATTAATACTAGTTGAAAAATCACTCGATAAATTAATCAAAAATAGTGAAATAAATCAGCTTATTAATGCACAAATTGCTTATCAACAAGCGCATTATCATTATGAGGTTATTCGCCCTATTATCGCCCTTTTTGGGTCAAGCGAACGTTTATTAAATAATCGGGCTGATTTCTTTCTTCAAAGAGAAAACTCACCTCGTTTTTCAGGATTTCATTTAGTTGAATATCAATTATTTAAATTAAGAGATCCTCAAAAAGCGACAGAGTCGGCAAAAGCCCTTTTAAGAGATATTAGTGACTTAAAAAAACGTGTTGCGATTGAAGATATTCCTATTCCCAAACTGGCTCAATCTGCGGGTGATAGCCTAGAATTTATTTTGACTGACAAACTCGCAGGTATTGAAAATCAATATTCAAATAGTGATCTGGGTGATAGTTACGCCAATTTATCTGGATCGCGCCTAATCGTAGAGATCTTATCGAATCATATTCCAACGGCAGAATATCAATCACTTATAAAACAATATAACGATATTGGTGCTCTACTTTTAAAATATCAGCGCGATGAAGGTCTATTCCAACCTTTAACTGCGCTTCCCGAAACAGAAAAAAGTTGGCTTTTTTCTCAAGTGACACAATTAGCAGAGCAAGTCGCGAACTTACGTAGCACGCTCAATATTGATGTTTACTATCACTATAAAGAAGCAAGTGATGAAAAATAA
- a CDS encoding DmsC/YnfH family molybdoenzyme membrane anchor subunit produces MHDYQLPLVLFTVMSQWGIGAVLALSLYQWQNQTQNVAMLSTKTLRTTIALIWLIEVVGSSMSMGHLGDPLGAYRSVLGIAHSWLSREAIAFVMLNGLISLWALASWVQPNAIRRNSLIGLFCGVIGLPIILVTAQIYYQMQTHPLWHTPATQISFIGTALLLGFGSMIPWLRLQGKVISNSLKIGAFIGALFVLVGLVMRAQVPGADVTSLLLWWQVIASLIVGICIITLSHSASFSKTSLSIIAILMLFSGEITGRMLFYGNVMTQAPWF; encoded by the coding sequence ATGCATGATTACCAACTGCCGTTAGTCCTGTTTACGGTAATGAGCCAATGGGGCATTGGTGCGGTATTAGCACTTTCACTGTATCAATGGCAAAACCAGACACAAAACGTTGCAATGCTAAGTACCAAAACATTACGAACAACCATTGCGCTGATTTGGCTGATTGAGGTTGTGGGCTCATCAATGTCAATGGGACATTTAGGTGATCCACTTGGTGCTTATCGTTCTGTTTTAGGTATTGCTCACTCTTGGTTAAGTCGTGAAGCAATTGCTTTCGTTATGCTTAATGGATTGATTTCATTATGGGCATTAGCAAGTTGGGTACAGCCTAATGCTATTCGCCGTAATAGTTTGATTGGATTGTTTTGTGGTGTAATTGGTTTACCTATTATCTTGGTTACAGCGCAAATCTATTACCAAATGCAAACACACCCGTTATGGCATACACCTGCAACACAAATTAGCTTTATTGGTACAGCGTTGCTACTTGGTTTTGGCTCGATGATCCCTTGGTTACGTTTACAAGGTAAAGTCATTAGCAATTCATTAAAAATAGGGGCGTTTATCGGCGCATTATTTGTACTTGTGGGATTAGTTATGAGAGCGCAAGTACCCGGTGCTGATGTAACAAGCCTATTATTATGGTGGCAAGTCATTGCTAGTTTGATTGTGGGTATTTGTATTATTACGTTATCTCACAGTGCTTCATTTAGCAAAACATCACTCTCTATTATCGCTATTTTGATGCTTTTTAGTGGCGAAATCACAGGAAGAATGCTGTTTTATGGCAATGTAATGACGCAAGCACCTTGGTTCTAA
- a CDS encoding molybdopterin-dependent oxidoreductase: protein MSKNQKWELNRRTLLKGMGAIGVAALSPNAFSLVNENKPIFNQKPRIKLSEYKTFRSTCAMECLHCNLTAFTHKGKLIKVEASEGFNVKCCLRGMSRTKWVYHKDRLTTPLLRVGEKGKAEFKPISWNEALDLIEKNIRETIDKFGNEGLFISTHAGNMDSIKNDMGKAFFDYLGGSTKQAGSLCCSAVTAAMIPMVGLRYADTRDTVKDSRYILCWGNNPAVTMQAYFKNYNQARRNGARMVVIDPRFNETAAKADEWIPIVPGTDTALALGMIKIIIEENLTDKPFLRTHTGAVYLVNTQQKLLRQSDDDQDSYLVFDTLSQQLVHHETPNIVPALTHDELPANADYVTVFEQIYQQAQPWTIEKTSQETDIPKETIIRLARDYATTKPAMIVQNMSGAQRTEFGAYVAASQFYLALLTGNIGKKGAGICDAGGARQMAKFSPIIPPAPNAKPIKPIPVAKVGDWIVNERPHPINFWWIMTMGVMTQLPNTNMVRNALKKVPFVVVADNLMSSTALYADLVLPVTTIFEDTSLMAGVRSQYVQLMEKAVEPPGEAKPDYWIFARLAERFGFGEVFNQPIEHYIDACLKGSGITREMLEKGPVRPVEGDWIPFKDGIFRTSTKKAHFFIEEWQGKNYSPIVTYYPVKESTKGSPELAKKYPLMAVQRKLARSVHSSHGMNEWILEVQRNQPNILIHPNDALDRGIKDGEWAIAFNDRGEHRAIAVVTTHIKQGVVSLDNGWWEQQGGSSSHVTNDHVEPLGNGHCCNSTLVNVRREA from the coding sequence ATGTCTAAAAATCAAAAATGGGAATTAAATAGAAGAACGTTGTTAAAAGGAATGGGCGCCATTGGCGTGGCTGCTCTTTCTCCTAACGCGTTCAGTCTAGTTAATGAAAATAAACCCATATTTAACCAGAAACCACGGATCAAATTATCCGAATATAAAACCTTTCGTTCAACCTGTGCGATGGAATGTTTGCACTGTAACCTAACAGCTTTTACACATAAGGGGAAACTTATCAAAGTTGAAGCCTCTGAAGGCTTTAATGTGAAATGCTGTTTACGTGGAATGAGCCGAACTAAGTGGGTATATCATAAAGATCGTCTTACCACACCTTTATTACGTGTTGGTGAAAAAGGGAAAGCAGAATTTAAACCAATTAGTTGGAATGAAGCACTTGATCTTATTGAAAAAAACATTAGAGAAACCATTGATAAGTTTGGCAATGAGGGACTATTTATCTCCACTCATGCGGGCAATATGGACTCGATTAAAAATGATATGGGTAAGGCATTTTTCGACTATTTGGGAGGCTCTACAAAACAAGCTGGCTCTTTATGCTGCTCTGCGGTAACGGCTGCGATGATCCCTATGGTAGGTCTGCGCTATGCAGACACTCGAGATACCGTAAAAGATAGTCGTTATATTCTTTGTTGGGGCAATAACCCTGCTGTCACCATGCAAGCATATTTTAAAAACTATAATCAAGCTCGTCGAAATGGCGCTAGAATGGTGGTTATTGATCCTCGCTTTAATGAAACAGCGGCTAAAGCCGATGAATGGATCCCAATTGTCCCCGGTACAGATACCGCCCTTGCACTAGGTATGATCAAAATTATCATTGAAGAAAATCTCACTGATAAGCCTTTTTTACGTACACATACGGGTGCTGTTTATCTTGTTAACACACAGCAAAAACTATTACGCCAATCTGATGATGACCAAGATAGTTATCTGGTTTTTGATACCCTGAGCCAGCAACTTGTTCACCATGAAACACCCAATATTGTTCCTGCGTTAACTCATGATGAACTGCCAGCTAATGCTGACTACGTGACTGTCTTTGAGCAAATTTATCAACAAGCCCAGCCTTGGACTATCGAAAAAACGAGCCAAGAAACAGATATCCCCAAAGAAACGATTATTCGTTTAGCTCGTGATTATGCCACCACCAAACCGGCAATGATTGTACAAAATATGTCAGGTGCTCAACGAACAGAGTTCGGTGCTTATGTTGCTGCAAGCCAGTTTTATCTTGCTTTATTAACTGGCAATATCGGTAAGAAAGGCGCTGGAATTTGTGATGCGGGTGGTGCTCGCCAAATGGCAAAATTTAGCCCAATTATTCCACCAGCACCGAATGCAAAACCCATCAAGCCAATCCCTGTTGCAAAAGTTGGTGATTGGATTGTCAATGAAAGACCACACCCAATTAACTTTTGGTGGATCATGACAATGGGTGTAATGACGCAGCTTCCTAACACCAATATGGTGCGTAATGCACTGAAAAAAGTTCCTTTTGTTGTTGTTGCTGATAACTTGATGTCATCCACGGCACTTTATGCTGATCTCGTACTTCCTGTTACCACTATTTTTGAAGATACCAGCTTAATGGCTGGGGTTCGTAGCCAATATGTGCAATTAATGGAAAAAGCCGTTGAGCCACCGGGAGAAGCAAAACCTGATTACTGGATCTTTGCTCGTCTTGCTGAGCGCTTTGGCTTCGGCGAAGTCTTTAATCAGCCGATTGAACATTATATTGATGCTTGTCTCAAAGGTTCTGGTATTACGCGTGAAATGCTTGAAAAAGGCCCAGTACGCCCAGTTGAAGGTGATTGGATCCCATTTAAAGATGGTATTTTCCGCACCTCGACGAAAAAAGCACACTTCTTTATTGAAGAGTGGCAGGGTAAAAATTACTCCCCTATTGTCACCTATTACCCAGTAAAAGAATCGACAAAAGGCTCTCCTGAGCTTGCCAAAAAGTATCCTCTTATGGCAGTACAACGCAAACTCGCCCGTAGTGTTCACTCCAGCCATGGTATGAATGAGTGGATCTTAGAAGTACAGCGCAATCAGCCTAATATTCTTATCCATCCTAATGATGCCTTAGATCGCGGTATTAAAGATGGTGAATGGGCTATCGCATTTAATGATCGAGGTGAACACCGCGCTATTGCCGTTGTAACCACTCATATTAAGCAAGGCGTTGTCTCATTGGATAATGGATGGTGGGAACAACAAGGCGGAAGTAGTAGCCATGTCACCAATGATCACGTAGAGCCTTTGGGTAATGGTCATTGCTGTAATAGCACCTTAGTTAACGTAAGACGGGAGGCATGA
- a CDS encoding 4Fe-4S dicluster domain-containing protein gives MAKKQYGFLINTKDCYGCRTCSMACKSENVTPPGVLWRRVREFNEDQPNAQAFITMSCNHCDDPQCLKVCPADTYTKREDGIVVQDHDKCIGCQMCIMACPYNAPVYDPVEGKTSKCNMCADRLDEGLKPRCVESCPTGAIEFGEIEDLRKKHTTNWALLEKRYGVPDHTISNPNIVIIGMED, from the coding sequence ATGGCGAAGAAACAGTATGGTTTTCTGATAAATACCAAAGATTGCTACGGTTGCCGTACCTGCTCTATGGCATGTAAATCTGAAAACGTGACACCTCCCGGCGTGCTATGGCGTCGTGTTCGTGAATTCAACGAAGATCAACCTAATGCACAAGCCTTTATTACGATGTCTTGTAACCATTGTGATGATCCACAATGCCTAAAAGTCTGCCCTGCGGATACTTATACCAAACGTGAAGACGGTATTGTCGTGCAAGATCATGACAAATGCATTGGTTGTCAAATGTGCATCATGGCATGTCCTTATAACGCTCCGGTTTATGATCCAGTTGAAGGTAAAACCAGTAAGTGCAATATGTGTGCAGATAGACTGGATGAAGGTTTGAAACCACGTTGCGTTGAATCTTGCCCTACGGGTGCCATTGAATTTGGCGAAATTGAAGATTTACGTAAAAAACATACGACAAATTGGGCTTTATTAGAAAAACGCTATGGCGTTCCTGATCACACCATCAGCAACCCTAATATTGTCATTATTGGTATGGAGGATTAA
- a CDS encoding FTR1 family protein — MGQVLFVVWRESFEALLVIGIIYAWIKRSPTPQQGMKYLWGGVIFGLFLAVILALSIYGVFSSLEDMWQSLFMITMEILACVLIVQMVYWMNGQGKSLKANIENELTQKTQQQSAWGILLIIAIAIAREGSEVVVFLSSHIMALNTQTALSFFIEVFIGLLVAAFTLWLFLLTSKVISWRYFFTVTGFLLLFLAVSLLLKAVEEIANLLIEMDFELPDFFIYPLWDISHILDDSSVFGNFLVSFFAYRSQPIGLSVVTFIVYWTVVALLFKRGSCHAK, encoded by the coding sequence ATGGGACAAGTTCTGTTTGTTGTTTGGCGAGAAAGTTTTGAAGCGTTATTAGTGATAGGCATTATTTATGCGTGGATAAAACGTTCACCAACACCACAACAAGGTATGAAATACTTGTGGGGTGGTGTGATATTTGGGCTATTTCTTGCCGTTATTCTAGCGCTGAGTATTTATGGTGTATTTAGCTCACTAGAAGATATGTGGCAATCTCTATTTATGATCACAATGGAAATCCTCGCCTGTGTGCTTATTGTGCAGATGGTCTATTGGATGAATGGGCAAGGAAAATCATTAAAAGCTAATATAGAAAATGAACTCACCCAAAAAACACAGCAACAAAGTGCATGGGGTATTTTACTGATTATTGCCATTGCGATTGCCAGAGAAGGCAGTGAAGTGGTGGTATTCCTTTCTAGCCATATAATGGCCCTCAATACACAAACAGCACTGTCTTTCTTTATTGAAGTCTTTATTGGCTTACTGGTCGCAGCATTCACACTGTGGCTATTTTTACTAACTTCAAAAGTGATTTCATGGCGCTATTTCTTTACCGTAACTGGTTTTTTATTACTATTCCTTGCCGTTTCTCTGTTATTAAAAGCCGTAGAGGAAATTGCAAATCTACTGATTGAAATGGATTTTGAATTACCTGATTTCTTTATTTACCCACTTTGGGATATTAGCCATATTCTTGATGATTCGAGTGTTTTTGGTAATTTTTTAGTTTCGTTTTTTGCTTATCGTTCTCAACCTATTGGCTTGAGCGTGGTGACATTTATTGTCTATTGGACGGTTGTCGCACTGTTATTTAAGCGAGGTTCTTGCCATGCTAAATAA
- a CDS encoding iron transporter: protein MKYRYALSLTALSFLSASALAVEYPVGHPILKNGMEIQGVYLQPITMDTEEGHHAMNHLAADKADIHLEADIHATEDNPNGFAEGDWIPYLTIEYTVTKSDAPAKKQQGTFMAMVANDGPHYGENLKLDGNGQYNVTYKIYPPSYNKDIAFGRHIDKETGVAPWFEPFEVSWDFTYSGTGRKGSY from the coding sequence ATGAAATATCGCTATGCGCTCTCTCTCACTGCTCTCTCATTTCTTTCTGCATCTGCATTAGCTGTTGAGTATCCAGTTGGTCACCCTATTCTTAAAAATGGTATGGAAATTCAAGGGGTTTATCTCCAACCTATCACCATGGATACTGAAGAAGGTCATCATGCGATGAATCACTTAGCTGCTGATAAAGCAGATATCCATTTAGAAGCAGATATTCATGCCACAGAAGATAATCCGAATGGGTTTGCTGAAGGCGATTGGATCCCCTACCTAACCATTGAATACACCGTAACAAAATCTGATGCACCAGCGAAAAAACAGCAAGGCACATTTATGGCAATGGTTGCCAATGATGGCCCTCACTATGGTGAAAACCTAAAGCTGGATGGAAACGGTCAATATAACGTGACCTATAAGATTTACCCACCTTCATACAACAAAGATATCGCTTTTGGCCGGCATATCGATAAAGAAACTGGCGTTGCACCTTGGTTTGAACCCTTTGAAGTATCGTGGGATTTCACCTATAGCGGTACAGGCCGTAAAGGTAGTTATTAA
- a CDS encoding cupredoxin domain-containing protein — MIKTLSKYTLLLLLMVTSSVFAAEKYTVELEMKDGELIPQVLEVPAKTPIRIKIRNTGTSPVEFESTQLRKEKVLAPGANSVVVIAPLKPGRYTFFDDFHLSHPQGEIVATEKAE; from the coding sequence ATGATCAAAACTCTCTCTAAATACACATTATTGCTACTACTCATGGTGACATCCTCTGTTTTTGCAGCAGAGAAATACACTGTTGAATTAGAAATGAAAGATGGTGAACTGATTCCACAAGTACTTGAAGTACCAGCAAAAACACCCATTAGAATAAAAATTCGTAATACAGGTACTAGCCCTGTTGAATTTGAAAGTACACAGCTACGAAAAGAAAAAGTATTAGCGCCGGGCGCAAATTCGGTCGTTGTAATCGCACCACTAAAACCGGGCCGTTACACCTTCTTTGATGATTTTCACCTTTCTCATCCTCAAGGTGAAATAGTTGCAACTGAAAAGGCAGAGTAA